A region from the Papio anubis isolate 15944 chromosome 6, Panubis1.0, whole genome shotgun sequence genome encodes:
- the ID4 gene encoding DNA-binding protein inhibitor ID-4: MKAVSPVRPSGRKAPSGCGGGELALRCLAEHGHSLGGSAAAAAAAAAARCKAAEAAADEPALCLQCDMNDCYSRLRRLVPTIPPNKKVSKVEILQHVIDYILDLQLALETHPALLRQPPPPAPPHHPAGTCPAAPPRTPLTALNTDPAGAVNKQGDSILCR, from the exons ATGAAGGCGGTGAGCCCGGTGCGCCCCTCGGGCCGCAAGGCGCCGTCGGGCTGCGGCGGTGGGGAGCTGGCGCTGCGCTGCCTGGCCGAGCACGGCCACAGCCTGGGTGGCTCGGcagccgcggcggcggcggcggcggcagcgcgCTGCAAGGCGGCCGAGGCGGCGGCCGACGAGCCGGCGCTCTGCCTGCAGTGCGATATGAACGACTGCTATAGTCGCCTGCGGAGGTTGGTGCCCACCATCCCGCCCAACAAGAAAGTCAGCAAAGTGGAGATCCTGCAGCACGTTATCGACTACATCCTGGACCTGCAGCTGGCGCTGGAGACGCACCCGGCTCTGCTGAGGCAGCCACCACCGCCCGCGCCGCCACACCACCCGGCCGGGACCTGTCCAGCCGCGCCGCCGCGGACCCCGCTCACGGCACTCAACACAGACCCG GCCGGCGCGGTGAACAAGCAAGGCGACAGCATTCTTTGCCGCTGA